The following proteins come from a genomic window of Edaphobacter sp. 4G125:
- a CDS encoding purine-nucleoside phosphorylase, whose product MTPNNKTTEAGDHFTQATKAAKYIRSLTPLQPRLGLILGSGLGDFADRVDNATAIPYSEIPNFPVSTVAGHSGRLIIGTIGGIPVAVMQGRVHAYEGYSMAQVSFPTRVLGLLGIKRLIVTNAAGGINTRYGQGAIVTISDHINLTGANAALGPNETRFGPRFFDMTQAYSPALRLLAKEEAAKQGWKLDEGIYIAVLGPSYETPAEIRAFRTLGADLVGMSTVHEVIIARHMGIEILGLSVVTNMAAGVLDQPINHEEVMEIGRRIAGQFTGLLTALIPKLANKT is encoded by the coding sequence TTGACGCCAAACAACAAGACGACAGAGGCCGGAGATCACTTCACGCAGGCCACAAAGGCTGCAAAATACATCCGTTCTCTTACCCCGCTCCAGCCTCGGCTTGGACTCATCCTCGGCTCCGGCCTGGGAGACTTTGCCGATCGTGTCGACAACGCTACTGCAATCCCCTACTCCGAGATCCCCAACTTCCCCGTCTCAACCGTTGCCGGACACTCTGGAAGATTGATCATCGGAACCATCGGCGGAATCCCGGTCGCCGTCATGCAGGGACGCGTCCACGCCTATGAAGGATATTCAATGGCCCAGGTTAGTTTTCCTACCCGCGTCCTTGGACTCCTCGGCATCAAACGTCTCATCGTCACCAACGCCGCCGGAGGCATCAACACTCGCTACGGTCAGGGAGCGATTGTGACTATCTCGGACCACATTAATCTCACCGGTGCCAATGCCGCTCTAGGGCCCAACGAAACCCGTTTCGGCCCGCGGTTCTTCGATATGACCCAGGCCTACTCTCCTGCCCTGCGCCTCCTTGCAAAAGAAGAAGCTGCCAAACAGGGCTGGAAACTCGACGAGGGTATCTACATCGCGGTCCTCGGCCCCAGCTATGAGACTCCCGCTGAGATTCGTGCCTTCCGCACTCTCGGCGCAGACCTCGTCGGTATGTCCACCGTGCACGAGGTCATCATCGCCCGTCACATGGGAATCGAGATCCTCGGCCTCTCGGTCGTCACCAATATGGCCGCAGGAGTCCTCGATCAGCCCATCAATCACGA